In Arvicanthis niloticus isolate mArvNil1 chromosome 10, mArvNil1.pat.X, whole genome shotgun sequence, a single genomic region encodes these proteins:
- the Ivns1abp gene encoding influenza virus NS1A-binding protein isoform X4 has product MIPNGYLMFEDENFIESSVAKLNALRKSGQFCDVRLQVCGHEMLAHRAVLACCSPYLFEIFNSDSDPHGVSHVKLDDLNPEAVEVLLNYAYTAQLKADKELVKDVYSAAKKLKMDRVKQVCGDYLLSRMDVTSCISYRNFASCMGDSRLLNKVDTYIQEHLLQISEEEEFLKLPRLKLEVMLEDNVCLPSNGKLYTKVINWVQRSIWENGDSLEELMEEVY; this is encoded by the exons atgATTCCCAATGGATATTTGATGTTTGAAgatgaaaattttattgaatCTTCTGTTGCCAAATTAAATGCCTTGAGGAAAAGTGGGCAGTTCTGTGATGTTCGACTTcag GTCTGTGGCCATGAGATGCTAGCACACAGGGCAGTCCTGGCTTGCTGTAGCCCCTATCTGTTTGAAATCTTTAATAGTGACAGTGACCCTCATGGAGTTTCTCATGTGAAGTTGGATGATCTCAACCCAGAAGCTGTTGAAGTCTTGCTGAATTATGCATACACTGCTCA gttgaAAGCTGATAAGGAATTAGTAAAAGATGTTTATTCTGCAGCAAAGAAGCTGAAGATGGACCGAGTAAAGCAG GTCTGCGGAGATTATTTACTATCTAGAATGGATGTTACTAGCTGCATCTCTTACCGAAATTTTGCAAGTTGTATGGGAGACTCCCGTTTGTTGAATAAAGTTGACACTTATATTCAGGAGCATTTGTTACAAATCTCAGAGGAAGAGGAATTTCTTAAGCTTCCAAGACTAAAG TTGGAGGTAATGCTTGAAGATAATGTTTGCTTGCCCAGCAATGGCAAATTGTACACAAAGGTAATCAACTGGGTGCAGCGTAGCATCTGGGAGAATGGAGACAGCCTGGAAGAGCTTATGGAAGAG GTTTATTAA
- the Ivns1abp gene encoding influenza virus NS1A-binding protein isoform X3 yields the protein MVQTLYYSADHKLLDGNPLDGQAEVFGSDDDHIQFVQKKPPRENGHKQISGSSTGCLSSPHASMQSPKHEWKIVASEKTSNNTYLCLAVLDGTFCVIFLHGRNSPQSSPTSTPKLSKSLSFEMQPDELLEKPMSPMQYARSGLGTAEMNGKLIAAGGYNREECLRTVECYDPHTDHWSFLAPMRTPRARFQMAVLMGQLYVVGGSNGHSDDLSCGEMYDPSIDDWTPVPELRTNRCNAGVCALNGKLYIVGGSDPYGQKGLKNCDVFDPVTKSWTSCAPLNIRRHQSAVCELGGYLYIIGGAESWNCLNTVERYNPENNTWTLIAPMNVARRGAGVAVLDGKLFVGGGFDGSHAISCVEMYDPTRNEWKMMGNMTSPRSNAGITTVGSTIYAVGGFDGNEFLNTVEVYNLESNEWSPYTKIFQF from the exons ATG GTTCAAACCTTGTACTACTCAGCTGATCACAAGCTGCTTGATGGGAACCCACTAGATGGACAGGCTGAGGTGTTTGGCAGTGATGATGACCACATTCAGTTTGTGCAG AAAAAGCCACCCCGTGAGAATGGCCATAAGCAGATAAGTGGCAGTTCCACTGGATGTCTCTCTTCTCCACATGCTTCAATGCAAAGTCCTAAGCATGAGTGGAAAATCGTTGCTTCAGAAAAGACTTCAA ATAATACTTACTTGTGCCTGGCTGTGCTGGATGGTACATTCTGTGTCATTTTCCTTCATGGGCGGAACAGTCCACAGAGCTCACCCACAAGTACTCCAAAACTGAGCAAGAGTTTAAGCTTTGAGATGCAGCCAGATGAGCTCCTAGAAAAGCCCATGTCTCCCATGCAGTATGCACGGTCTGGACTAGGGACGGCAGAGATGAATGGCAAACTCATAGCTGCAG GTGGTTATAACAGAGAGGAATGTCTGCGAACAGTTGAATGCTATGATCCACATACAGATCATTGGTCCTTCCTTGCTCCCATGAGAACACCAAGAGCCCGCTTTCAAATGGCTGTACTGATG GGACAGCTCTATGTGGTGGGTGGATCAAATGGACACTCAGATGACCTGAGTTGTGGAGAAATGTATGATCCGAGCATTGATGACTGGACCCCTGTTCCAGAGTTAAGAACTAACCGTTGTAATGCAG GAGTGTGTGCTCTGAATGGGAAGTTGTACATTGTTGGTGGCTCAGATCCATATGGTCAAAAAGGCCTGAAAAACTGTGATGTATTCGATCCTGTAACAAAGTCATGGACAAGCTGTGCTCCTCTTAACATTC GTAGACACCAGTCTGCAGTTTGTGAACTTGGtggttatttatatataattggaGGTGCAGAATCTTGGAATTGTCTGAACACAGTAGAACGATACAATCCTGAAAATAACACCTGGACTTTGATTGCACCCATGAATGTGGCTAGACGAGGAGCTGGAGTCGCTGTTCTTGATG GAAAACTGTTTGTAGGTGGTGGCTTTGATGGTTCTCACGCCATCAGTTGTGTGGAGATGTATGATCCAACTAGAAATGAATGGAAGATGATGGGAAATATGACTTCACCAAGGAGCAACGCTGGGATCACAACTGTAGGGAGCACCATTTACGCAGTGGGGGGATTCGATGGCAATGAATTTCTGAATACTGTGGAAGTCTACAACCTTGAGTCAAATGAGTGGAGCCCTTACAcaaagattttccagttttaa
- the Ivns1abp gene encoding influenza virus NS1A-binding protein isoform X1, with product MIPNGYLMFEDENFIESSVAKLNALRKSGQFCDVRLQVCGHEMLAHRAVLACCSPYLFEIFNSDSDPHGVSHVKLDDLNPEAVEVLLNYAYTAQLKADKELVKDVYSAAKKLKMDRVKQVCGDYLLSRMDVTSCISYRNFASCMGDSRLLNKVDTYIQEHLLQISEEEEFLKLPRLKLEVMLEDNVCLPSNGKLYTKVINWVQRSIWENGDSLEELMEEVQTLYYSADHKLLDGNPLDGQAEVFGSDDDHIQFVQVHIAQSEKKPPRENGHKQISGSSTGCLSSPHASMQSPKHEWKIVASEKTSNNTYLCLAVLDGTFCVIFLHGRNSPQSSPTSTPKLSKSLSFEMQPDELLEKPMSPMQYARSGLGTAEMNGKLIAAGGYNREECLRTVECYDPHTDHWSFLAPMRTPRARFQMAVLMGQLYVVGGSNGHSDDLSCGEMYDPSIDDWTPVPELRTNRCNAGVCALNGKLYIVGGSDPYGQKGLKNCDVFDPVTKSWTSCAPLNIRRHQSAVCELGGYLYIIGGAESWNCLNTVERYNPENNTWTLIAPMNVARRGAGVAVLDGKLFVGGGFDGSHAISCVEMYDPTRNEWKMMGNMTSPRSNAGITTVGSTIYAVGGFDGNEFLNTVEVYNLESNEWSPYTKIFQF from the exons atgATTCCCAATGGATATTTGATGTTTGAAgatgaaaattttattgaatCTTCTGTTGCCAAATTAAATGCCTTGAGGAAAAGTGGGCAGTTCTGTGATGTTCGACTTcag GTCTGTGGCCATGAGATGCTAGCACACAGGGCAGTCCTGGCTTGCTGTAGCCCCTATCTGTTTGAAATCTTTAATAGTGACAGTGACCCTCATGGAGTTTCTCATGTGAAGTTGGATGATCTCAACCCAGAAGCTGTTGAAGTCTTGCTGAATTATGCATACACTGCTCA gttgaAAGCTGATAAGGAATTAGTAAAAGATGTTTATTCTGCAGCAAAGAAGCTGAAGATGGACCGAGTAAAGCAG GTCTGCGGAGATTATTTACTATCTAGAATGGATGTTACTAGCTGCATCTCTTACCGAAATTTTGCAAGTTGTATGGGAGACTCCCGTTTGTTGAATAAAGTTGACACTTATATTCAGGAGCATTTGTTACAAATCTCAGAGGAAGAGGAATTTCTTAAGCTTCCAAGACTAAAG TTGGAGGTAATGCTTGAAGATAATGTTTGCTTGCCCAGCAATGGCAAATTGTACACAAAGGTAATCAACTGGGTGCAGCGTAGCATCTGGGAGAATGGAGACAGCCTGGAAGAGCTTATGGAAGAG GTTCAAACCTTGTACTACTCAGCTGATCACAAGCTGCTTGATGGGAACCCACTAGATGGACAGGCTGAGGTGTTTGGCAGTGATGATGACCACATTCAGTTTGTGCAGGTACACATTGCACAGTCTGAG AAAAAGCCACCCCGTGAGAATGGCCATAAGCAGATAAGTGGCAGTTCCACTGGATGTCTCTCTTCTCCACATGCTTCAATGCAAAGTCCTAAGCATGAGTGGAAAATCGTTGCTTCAGAAAAGACTTCAA ATAATACTTACTTGTGCCTGGCTGTGCTGGATGGTACATTCTGTGTCATTTTCCTTCATGGGCGGAACAGTCCACAGAGCTCACCCACAAGTACTCCAAAACTGAGCAAGAGTTTAAGCTTTGAGATGCAGCCAGATGAGCTCCTAGAAAAGCCCATGTCTCCCATGCAGTATGCACGGTCTGGACTAGGGACGGCAGAGATGAATGGCAAACTCATAGCTGCAG GTGGTTATAACAGAGAGGAATGTCTGCGAACAGTTGAATGCTATGATCCACATACAGATCATTGGTCCTTCCTTGCTCCCATGAGAACACCAAGAGCCCGCTTTCAAATGGCTGTACTGATG GGACAGCTCTATGTGGTGGGTGGATCAAATGGACACTCAGATGACCTGAGTTGTGGAGAAATGTATGATCCGAGCATTGATGACTGGACCCCTGTTCCAGAGTTAAGAACTAACCGTTGTAATGCAG GAGTGTGTGCTCTGAATGGGAAGTTGTACATTGTTGGTGGCTCAGATCCATATGGTCAAAAAGGCCTGAAAAACTGTGATGTATTCGATCCTGTAACAAAGTCATGGACAAGCTGTGCTCCTCTTAACATTC GTAGACACCAGTCTGCAGTTTGTGAACTTGGtggttatttatatataattggaGGTGCAGAATCTTGGAATTGTCTGAACACAGTAGAACGATACAATCCTGAAAATAACACCTGGACTTTGATTGCACCCATGAATGTGGCTAGACGAGGAGCTGGAGTCGCTGTTCTTGATG GAAAACTGTTTGTAGGTGGTGGCTTTGATGGTTCTCACGCCATCAGTTGTGTGGAGATGTATGATCCAACTAGAAATGAATGGAAGATGATGGGAAATATGACTTCACCAAGGAGCAACGCTGGGATCACAACTGTAGGGAGCACCATTTACGCAGTGGGGGGATTCGATGGCAATGAATTTCTGAATACTGTGGAAGTCTACAACCTTGAGTCAAATGAGTGGAGCCCTTACAcaaagattttccagttttaa
- the Ivns1abp gene encoding influenza virus NS1A-binding protein isoform X2: MIPNGYLMFEDENFIESSVAKLNALRKSGQFCDVRLQVCGHEMLAHRAVLACCSPYLFEIFNSDSDPHGVSHVKLDDLNPEAVEVLLNYAYTAQLKADKELVKDVYSAAKKLKMDRVKQVCGDYLLSRMDVTSCISYRNFASCMGDSRLLNKVDTYIQEHLLQISEEEEFLKLPRLKLEVMLEDNVCLPSNGKLYTKVINWVQRSIWENGDSLEELMEEVQTLYYSADHKLLDGNPLDGQAEVFGSDDDHIQFVQKKPPRENGHKQISGSSTGCLSSPHASMQSPKHEWKIVASEKTSNNTYLCLAVLDGTFCVIFLHGRNSPQSSPTSTPKLSKSLSFEMQPDELLEKPMSPMQYARSGLGTAEMNGKLIAAGGYNREECLRTVECYDPHTDHWSFLAPMRTPRARFQMAVLMGQLYVVGGSNGHSDDLSCGEMYDPSIDDWTPVPELRTNRCNAGVCALNGKLYIVGGSDPYGQKGLKNCDVFDPVTKSWTSCAPLNIRRHQSAVCELGGYLYIIGGAESWNCLNTVERYNPENNTWTLIAPMNVARRGAGVAVLDGKLFVGGGFDGSHAISCVEMYDPTRNEWKMMGNMTSPRSNAGITTVGSTIYAVGGFDGNEFLNTVEVYNLESNEWSPYTKIFQF, from the exons atgATTCCCAATGGATATTTGATGTTTGAAgatgaaaattttattgaatCTTCTGTTGCCAAATTAAATGCCTTGAGGAAAAGTGGGCAGTTCTGTGATGTTCGACTTcag GTCTGTGGCCATGAGATGCTAGCACACAGGGCAGTCCTGGCTTGCTGTAGCCCCTATCTGTTTGAAATCTTTAATAGTGACAGTGACCCTCATGGAGTTTCTCATGTGAAGTTGGATGATCTCAACCCAGAAGCTGTTGAAGTCTTGCTGAATTATGCATACACTGCTCA gttgaAAGCTGATAAGGAATTAGTAAAAGATGTTTATTCTGCAGCAAAGAAGCTGAAGATGGACCGAGTAAAGCAG GTCTGCGGAGATTATTTACTATCTAGAATGGATGTTACTAGCTGCATCTCTTACCGAAATTTTGCAAGTTGTATGGGAGACTCCCGTTTGTTGAATAAAGTTGACACTTATATTCAGGAGCATTTGTTACAAATCTCAGAGGAAGAGGAATTTCTTAAGCTTCCAAGACTAAAG TTGGAGGTAATGCTTGAAGATAATGTTTGCTTGCCCAGCAATGGCAAATTGTACACAAAGGTAATCAACTGGGTGCAGCGTAGCATCTGGGAGAATGGAGACAGCCTGGAAGAGCTTATGGAAGAG GTTCAAACCTTGTACTACTCAGCTGATCACAAGCTGCTTGATGGGAACCCACTAGATGGACAGGCTGAGGTGTTTGGCAGTGATGATGACCACATTCAGTTTGTGCAG AAAAAGCCACCCCGTGAGAATGGCCATAAGCAGATAAGTGGCAGTTCCACTGGATGTCTCTCTTCTCCACATGCTTCAATGCAAAGTCCTAAGCATGAGTGGAAAATCGTTGCTTCAGAAAAGACTTCAA ATAATACTTACTTGTGCCTGGCTGTGCTGGATGGTACATTCTGTGTCATTTTCCTTCATGGGCGGAACAGTCCACAGAGCTCACCCACAAGTACTCCAAAACTGAGCAAGAGTTTAAGCTTTGAGATGCAGCCAGATGAGCTCCTAGAAAAGCCCATGTCTCCCATGCAGTATGCACGGTCTGGACTAGGGACGGCAGAGATGAATGGCAAACTCATAGCTGCAG GTGGTTATAACAGAGAGGAATGTCTGCGAACAGTTGAATGCTATGATCCACATACAGATCATTGGTCCTTCCTTGCTCCCATGAGAACACCAAGAGCCCGCTTTCAAATGGCTGTACTGATG GGACAGCTCTATGTGGTGGGTGGATCAAATGGACACTCAGATGACCTGAGTTGTGGAGAAATGTATGATCCGAGCATTGATGACTGGACCCCTGTTCCAGAGTTAAGAACTAACCGTTGTAATGCAG GAGTGTGTGCTCTGAATGGGAAGTTGTACATTGTTGGTGGCTCAGATCCATATGGTCAAAAAGGCCTGAAAAACTGTGATGTATTCGATCCTGTAACAAAGTCATGGACAAGCTGTGCTCCTCTTAACATTC GTAGACACCAGTCTGCAGTTTGTGAACTTGGtggttatttatatataattggaGGTGCAGAATCTTGGAATTGTCTGAACACAGTAGAACGATACAATCCTGAAAATAACACCTGGACTTTGATTGCACCCATGAATGTGGCTAGACGAGGAGCTGGAGTCGCTGTTCTTGATG GAAAACTGTTTGTAGGTGGTGGCTTTGATGGTTCTCACGCCATCAGTTGTGTGGAGATGTATGATCCAACTAGAAATGAATGGAAGATGATGGGAAATATGACTTCACCAAGGAGCAACGCTGGGATCACAACTGTAGGGAGCACCATTTACGCAGTGGGGGGATTCGATGGCAATGAATTTCTGAATACTGTGGAAGTCTACAACCTTGAGTCAAATGAGTGGAGCCCTTACAcaaagattttccagttttaa